A region from the Medicago truncatula cultivar Jemalong A17 chromosome 6, MtrunA17r5.0-ANR, whole genome shotgun sequence genome encodes:
- the LOC11408825 gene encoding uncharacterized protein — MIPLKTYQHRSPFIFSSISKPNPLHPHFLSLPPSPPLKLPLKLKPCSFPLQRVSNIEVAIFNNEEVKDLSPEGEVYQKTLQLVECSMFAALTGLVYFLSNALAIENYFSCFFSLPIVISSMRWGIDAGRKTMVATTILLFVLSGPVKALTYLLKHGIVGYTMGTLWRLETSWSLSVFLCAIVRSIGAVGFVLISSFLIRENILALITINIHASLTFVLTAAGVNSIPSMNFIYTLFGILVLLNGGCFMFLLHMLYSVFLTRMGMKSSLKLPRWLKKAI; from the exons ATGATTCCCCTGAAAACTTATCAACACCGTTCTCCCTTCATCTTCTCCTCCATTTCCAAACCAAACCCACTTCAccctcactttctctctcttccaccATCTCCACCATTGAAACTTCCTCTCAAACTCAAACCATGTTCGTTCCCTCTTCAAAGGGTTTCAAATATTGAAGTGGCAATTTTCAACAATGAAGAAGTTAAGGATTTGTCACCAGAAGGGGAAGTGTATCAGAAGACACTTCAGTTGGTTGAATGTTCCATGTTTGCTGCTCTTACTGGGTTGGTCTACTTCTTGAGTAATGCTCTTGCTATTGAG AATTACTTTAGTTGTTTCTTCTCGTTGCCAATAGTGATATCATCGATGAGATGGGGTATTGATGCTGGAAGGAAAACTATG GTTGCAACAACTATACTTTTGTTTGTCTTGTCCGGTCCAGTAAAAGCTCTAACCTATCTG CTTAAGCATGGTATAGTTGGTTATACAATGGGTACTCTGTGGAG GTTGGAAACCAGTTGGAGCCTGTCAGTTTTCTTGTGCGCAATT GTAAGATCGATCGGTGCCGTTGGCTTTGTCTTGATTTCATCCTTTTTGATAAGGGAAAACATACTAGCTTTG ATCACCATTAACATTCACGCTTCTCTTACATTTGTGCTGACTGCTGCTGGTGTCAATTCAATTCCTTCAATGAACTTCATATATACCCTATTTGGGATTTTg GTTTTGTTGAATGGTGgatgtttcatgttcttgctgCACATGTTGTATTCTGTTTTTCTTACTAGAATGGGAATGAAGTCTTCACTAAAATTGCCAAGATGGTTAAAGAAAGCCATTTGA
- the LOC11422537 gene encoding GDSL esterase/lipase At5g33370: protein MASLSSFVALVILVVGGIFVHEIEAIPRTFLVFGDSLVDNGNNNYLATTARADAPPYGIDYQPSHRPTGRFSNGYNIPDIISQKLGAEPTLPYLSPELRGEKLLVGANFASAGIGILNDTGIQFINIIRMYRQYEYFQEYQSRLSALIGASQAKSRVNQALVLITVGGNDFVNNYYLVPYSARSRQYPLPEYVKYLISEYQKLLQKLYDLGARRVLVTGTGPMGCVPSEIAQRGRNGQCSTELQRASSLFNPQLENMLLGLNKKIGRDVFIAANTGKTHLNFINNPGQYGFKTSKIACCGQGPNNGIGLCTQLSNLCSNRDLNAFWDAFHPSEKANKLIVNDIMTGTKAYMNPMNLSTILALDATT, encoded by the exons ATGGCATCTTTATCAAGTTTTGTTGCTTTGGTCATTTTAGTTGTTGGAGGAATATTTGTTCATGAGATTGAAGCTATTCCAAGAACATTCTTAGTGTTTGGAGATTCACTTGTTGATAATGGAAATAACAATTACTTGGCTACTACTGCACGTGCTGATGCACCCCCTTATGGTATTGATTATCAACCATCTCATAGACCAACTGGTAGATTCTCCAATGGTTACAATATTCCTGATATTATCA GTCAGAAACTTGGTGCTGAGCCAACATTGCCATACTTAAGTCCTGAATTAAGAGGAGAAAAGCTTCTAGTTGGAGCTAATTTTGCTTCAGCTGGAATTGGAATACTCAATGACACTGGGATTCAATTT ATAAATATCATAAGAATGTATAGACAATATGAGTATTTTCAAGAGTACCAAAGTAGGTTAAGTGCTCTTATTGGTGCATCACAAGCAAAGAGTCGTGTGAATCAAGCACTTGTTCTCATAACTGTTGGTGGCAATGATTTTGTGAATAACTACTACTTGGTGCCTTATTCTGCAAGGTCTCGTCAATATCCATTACCTGAATATGTCAAGTATCTCATTTCTGAGTACCAAAAACTTTTGCAG AAACTATATGATTTGGGAGCTAGAAGAGTTCTTGTGACAGGAACAGGACCTATGGGTTGTGTTCCTTCAGAAATTGCTCAACGTGGAAGAAATGGACAATGTTCAACTGAACTACAAAGAGCTTCATCATTGTTTAACCCTCAACTTGAAAACATGCTTCTAGGACTTAACAAGAAAATTGGCAGGGATGTTTTCATTGCTGCAAACACCGGGAAAACACATcttaatttcattaataatcCCGGTCAATACG GATTCAAAACATCTAAAATAGCTTGTTGTGGACAAGGACCTAACAATGGAATTGGACTATGCACACAACTTTCCAACTTGTGCTCAAATAGAGACTTAAATGCATTTTGGGATGCATTCCATCCATCTGAAAAGGCAAACAAGCTTATTGTGAATGATATTATGACAGGCACTAAGGCTTACATGAATCCAATGAACCTTAGCACTATCTTAGCATTGGATGCTACcacatga